One part of the Nematostella vectensis chromosome 8, jaNemVect1.1, whole genome shotgun sequence genome encodes these proteins:
- the LOC125570324 gene encoding para-nitrobenzyl esterase-like has product MSSLVNEELDEIQIEKHHASKKVRNIIIVVLILSTVIFIAVLIALLIRGKSSENDENNDEDSSILIATDGGTIRGTRNSNAWVFKGIPYAKPPINDMRWKPPFPCGHNHCWQGTFNAAFYGKVCPQLNSEDQVIGSEDCLYLNVWTPSVDIKQPVLVFIHGGDLTYGSGHDSGIHPTPEFVSNLGVVGISFNYRLNAFGFLSLDALSDGSKSNTSGNYGFMDQIMALSWIHTNIARFGGDPDRVILLGQSSGATSSLALLVSPLANGLFHGAILMSASPVFSKSANDASSDNKVFVERMGCAHDSLASTRECLYRSNVARIIQKSPWDVYPYWSMPDLTDLPTPGFFSGALATVDGHVVPYPPFIALSSGRRINDVPVILGTTAQEIDYFPGKLFNTKADLSDFKRYASERLSRFLSDAEIEKVFSMYLVEHKHPRLSYANIVTDIRVTCPTRVLAGGASTGLRSVYRYVVTNWPSKPVTLVGDKTSAYAFHMWDLLAFFGFPEAFGYSPSARDKRFMVNLRRELGRFIHSNKVESSGWKPYPEVTALFTDGGMDFARSYLDRECDLWLGHGLFPYGWVN; this is encoded by the exons ATGAGCTCGTTGGTCAACGAAGAGCTAGACGAAATACAAATCGAAAAGCACCATGCTTCTAAAAAA GTTCGCAACATAATAATCGTTGTGCTCATCCTATCAACTGTCATCTTCATCGCCGTCCTTATTGCGTTACTGATACGAGGGAAGAGCtctgaaaatgatgaaaataacGACGAAGATTCTTCAATTCTTATAGCCACTGATGGTGGAACAATACGAGGTACTAGGAATTCAAATGCTTGGGTGTTCAAGGGGATTCCCTACGCCAAGCCCCCTATAAATGACATGCGATGGAAACCACCTTTCCCATGTGGGCATAATCACTGCTGGCAAGGTACTTTTAATGCTGCTTTTTACGGTAAAGTTTGCCCTCAGTTAAACAGCGAAGATCAAGTCATCGGCAGCGAAGATTGCCTTTATTTAAATGTTTGGACGCCAAGTGTGGATATCAAGCAGCCTGTACTTGTATTTATTCATGGAGGCGACTTGACTTACGGATCTGGACACGATAGTGGGATTCATCCGACCCCGGAATTTGTGAGTAACTTGGGTGTTGTCGGCATTTCTTTCAACTACAGACTTAACGCGTTTGGATTTCTGAGCCTAGACGCTCTCTCAGACGGCTCCAAAAGCAATACGTCTGGAAATTACGGATTCATGGATCAAATTATGGCGTTGTCGTGGATTCATACAAATATTGCACGTTTCGGTGGAGATCCCGATCGGGTTATACTTCTTGGTCAAAGTTCTGGTGCCACTTCCTCCCTTGCTTTGTTAGTGTCCCCGCTAGCTAATGGACTCTTTCACGGTGCTATCCTTATGAGTGCATCCCCTGTATTCAGTAAATCAGCCAATGATGCTTCTAGTGACAACAAGGTTTTTGTCGAACGTATGGGCTGTGCCCATGACAGCCTTGCTTCTACGCGTGAGTGCCTCTACCGTTCTAATGTAGCTAGAATTATACAGAAGAGCCCGTGGGATGTATACCCTTACTGGAGTATGCCAGACCTGACCGATCTTCCGACTCCGGGATTTTTCAGCGGTGCCTTGGCAACAGTCGATGGGCATGTGGTACCATACCCACCATTTATTGCGTTGTCTTCCGGTAGGAGAATCAACGATGTACCCGTCATTTTAGGCACAACAGCTCAGGAGATAGACTACTTTCCCGGAAAGCTCTTCAACACAAAGGCAGACCTGAGTGACTTCAAGAGATACGCCAGCGAGAGGCTCTCAAGATTCCTGAGTGATGCCGAAATCGAGAAAGTATTTTCAATGTACCTGGTTGAACACAAACATCCGCGGCTTTCGTACGCTAATATCGTCACGGATATTCGAGTCACGTGCCCAACACGTGTGCTTGCCGGTGGCGCGTCCACCGGACTGCGTAGTGTCTATCGTTACGTGGTGACCAACTGGCCTAGTAAGCCAGTCACGCTTGTGGGAGACAAGACCAGTGCTTACGCCTTTCACATGTGGGATCTATTGGCGTTTTTCGGTTTCCCTGAAGCGTTCGGCTATTCGCCATCTGCCAGAGATAAGAGATTCATGGTCAATTTAAGAAGGGAGCTTGGTAGATTTATCCATAGCAATAAGGTTGAGAGCTCAGGCTGGAAGCCGTATCCTGAGGTGACCGCTCTTTTCACCGACGGCGGAATGGACTTTGCGCGTTCATATTTGGATAGAGAATGTGACCTCTGGTTAGGGCATGGCCTGTTTCCATATGGCTGGGTCAACTAG
- the LOC125570326 gene encoding chymotrypsinogen B-like, with the protein MASLFLLFVFTFGPALCMATCGQRPVSGTRIVGGEEAVPHSWPWQLSLQMFGMHNCGASLITPQWAVTAAHCVQNNYWYYSLQAGSHLRQDDGVQLKIAKIIPHKGYSRSHLRHDIALIKLASPAKLSPTVNTVCLPKQGSLAKPGGNCYITGWGRILPNDFKKMAGKLQQSRVPVIDHKECRSKNGGKVDQSTMICIGGRGSSACNGDSGGPLVCEESGHWVLRGSSSWVTDRSCPGHSYSVYARVSSHVGWIKSEIGDGGTDSGSLGSNADCRDTWCAGVFGTPNSVERLQVSKTLQEDLQ; encoded by the exons ATGGCGTCTTTGTTTTTACTTTTCGTCTTTACTTTTGGCCCGGCGTTATGTATGG CAACATGTGGTCAGCGGCCTGTCTCGGGAACACGCATTGTCGGGGGAGAAGAAGCAGTCCCTCACTCGTGGCCATGGCAACTGTCACTCCAGATGTTCGGGATGCATAATTGTGGAGCGTCCTTGATAACTCCACAATGGGCGGTTACCGCTGCTCACTGTGTGCAGAACAACTACTGGTACTACAGTCTGCAAGCAG GTTCTCATTTGCGTCAAGACGATGGGGTTCAGTTGAAGATCGCTAAGATTATCCCACATAAAGGCTACAGTCGAAGTCATCTGCGGCACGACATCGCCCTCATCAAACTGGCTAGTCCGGCGAAGCTGAGCCCGACCGTGAATACAGTGTGCTTACCCAAACAGGGCAGTCTTGCTAAACCGGGCGGTAACTGCTATATAACAG gtTGGGGCAGAATACTACCCAACGACTTCAAGAAAATGGCGGGCAAACTTCAGCAGTCTCGTGTCCCTGTGATTGACCATAAGGAATGCCGCTCAAAAAATGGCGGAAAAGTCGACCAATCAACGATGATTTGCATTGGTGGCCGCGGAAGCAGCGCCTGCAATGGGGACAGCGGTGGACCGCTTGTCTGCGAGGAGTCTGGGCACTGGGTGTTGCGTGGTTCCTCCTCGTGGGTGACTGATCGCTCGTGCCCAGGCCACTCCTACTCTGTCTATGCGCGCGTTAGTTCACACGTGGGTTGGATCAAGAGCGAGATCGGAG ATGGCGGGACAGATTCCGGTTCCTTAGGCAGCAATGCTG ACTGCAGAGACACCTGGTGTGCTGGTGTGTTCGGTACGCCAAATTCTGTGGAACGACTGCAAGTATCAAAAACGTTGCAAGAAGACCTGCAATAA
- the LOC125570315 gene encoding uncharacterized protein K02A2.6-like, with protein sequence MKGTDFPERPWSKLGADFFQHEGRHYLHIIDYYSRDIEIYLVSKNVTACDTVNKMKNAFSRHRIPDILVTDNGPQFASAEFNKIAATWGFDHITSSPRYAQSNGESERAVETIKNFLKKCDDEYLALLSYRNTPLHNGYFPSQLSMGRKLKTRVPCHPDELKPQLPDNDVVGKREREYRREMREDYDRRHRVAEGEELAEGDRVRRALGSPQPTYASTQYRAPILPERYTTPEAIQSQSSPLPVQQPSVSEKETFNEMSGPTQGDGNRVPKPCPTPEQATLRRSERVRRRPCRYIEEY encoded by the exons ATGAAGGGAACAGATTTCCCAGAGCGACCGTGGTCCAAACTCGGAGCAGACTTCTTCCAACATGAAGGCCGACACTACCTGCACATAATCGACTACTATTCGCGCGATATCGAAATATACTTGGTGAGCAAGAATGTAACAGCCTGTGATACAGTaaacaagatgaagaatgCCTTTAGTCGACATAGAATCCCAGATATCTTAGTTACCGACAACGGACCACAGTTCGCCTCTGCAGAGTTCAACAAGATTGCGGCAACATGGGGATTCGATCACATAACTTCATCACCTCGGTACGCCCAGTCAAATGGCGAATCGGAACGAGCCGTCGAGACAATAAAGAACTTTCTGAAGAAGTGCGATGACGAGTACCTCGCTCTTCTAAGCTACAGAAACACACCGCTTCACAACGGATATTTTCCATCACAGCTAAGTATGGGTCGCAAACTAAAAACGAGAGTACCGTGCCACCCTGACGAGTTGAAACCCCAACTCCCAGACAATGATGTAGTGGgaaagagagaaagagagtaCAGAAGAGAAATGCGGGAAGACTATGACCGCAGACACAGAGTTGCAGAGGGGGAGGAGTTAGCAGAAGGTGATCGA GTAAGAAGAGCCTTAGGAAGCCCTCAGCCAACATACGCTTCTACACAGTACAGGGCCCCTATACTTCCCGAGAGATACACGACTCCGGAAGCAATACAAAGCCAGTCAAGCCCTCTCCCGGTACAACAACCATCAGTCTCCGAGAAAGAGACCTTCAATGAAATGTCTGGACCCACACAAGGAGATGGGAATCGAGTACCAAAGCCGTGCCCTACGCCAGAGCAGGCAACCCTGAGGCGATCAGAGAGAGTGCGCCGCAGACCTTGCAGATACATTGAAGAATACTGA
- the LOC125570317 gene encoding uncharacterized protein LOC125570317, whose product MYTKPFALHEGKKHISCGQRPVSRTRIVGGEEAVPHSWPWQLSLQMFGMHNCGASLITPQWAVTAAHCVQNNYWYYSLQAGSHLRQDDGVQLKIAKIFPHKGYSRSHLRHDIALIKLASPAKLSATVNTVCLPKQGSLAKPGGNCYITGWDRILPNDFKKMADKLQQSRVPVIVHKECRSKNGGKVDQSTMICIGGRGSSACNRDSGGPHWVLRGSSPWVTDRSCPGHSYSVYARVSSHVGWIKSEIGGRLSGYANGRLQRHLVCWCVRYAKFCGTTASIKNVARRPAISAEGSNVSPKRPSHPCGLRGKSSPLLRLKSPKQSNNIWLIKEDIALVQFVARHKDLQPTATEWPSVNTKSKYWLEAANFIASHAGTTYTCKGGPVRQRVVTYMKSKFKTVTDAEQFYSSGTKAKWNRANMRRPHEAQQRNKCKFSEKKIEYLGQVIDNEGIKKNPAKVKAIVDMDEPRDIPSLRRFLGMVNQLMKFCSNLAERTQPLRDLLKKNSAWVWGKAQDDAFDDLKEEMASERVLALYSPEKEIVVSADAGSFGLGAVLRQKQPSGEMRPVAYASRSMTNTECRYAQIEKEALATTWALEHWSDLLVGMKFTVKTDHKPLVPLFTSKMIDELPVRIQRFRMRLMRYDFDTRHVPGKELYTADALSRCPLNEKRSETSCQSDHLYAEADCYVNTILLHLPASDKKLEEIRPDILRYLHDGHQGISKTRDNAASSVWWPGISKQIEEMVRNCATCEKYRKERIEPMKGTDFPERPWSKLGADFFQHEGRHYLHIIDYYSRDIEIYLVSKNVTACDTVNKMKNAFSRHGIPDILVTDNGPQFASAEFNKIAATWLSMGRKLKTRVPCHPDELKPQLPDNDVVRKREREYRREMREDYDRRHRVAEGEELAEGDRVWIPDLKTEGTIIRPHETPQSVVIQTPKGLRRRNRRQVRRALGSPQPTYAVQGPYTSRELHDSGSNTKPVKPSPEKEKETFNEMSGPTQGDGNRVPQPCPTPEQPTLKRSERGDWGEVRWRPPRAIGLRLYGSTLEYLRHSKRLTTLVSALGIVDAHTLLLGLFRHASKVFQGTILDALYLELAKACGIRTHPKDFGTFSINVMKNLQMQGKPNLVYKWCQYLHGVNRSLQLDRMPFGMIQYRIEFFSCTHIAQIYVSPDYKIWLDTMEAEFGGGKFKRLFRGPMWNGCDKKDIGDPSKAKPNIPCRSKQAQLNAIAKSDFSSKPEIQTDGTDVKEALQESLLKVWNGDVDGALETLQGLYDDRLHVSQALSVHKLCGKELRDPVVAVNNELNNNILFLYYGLAKAVQLFRKKFDPPNTKTEKLMSLNWEIVEFNTLLEQATRFREVTKEMLNCLDPLLSMSKDLKESLESNKEKKPPRMLPACEKRLETMISS is encoded by the exons ATGTACACAAAACCATTTGCTTTGCATGAAGGAAAAAAGCATATTTCATGTGGTCAGCGGCCTGTCTCGCGAACACGCATTGTCGGGGGAGAAGAAGCAGTCCCTCACTCGTGGCCATGGCAACTGTCACTCCAGATGTTCGGGATGCATAATTGTGGAGCGTCCTTGATAACTCCACAATGGGCGGTTACCGCTGCTCACTGTGTACAGAACAATTACTGGTACTACAGTCTGCAAGCAG GTTCTCACTTGCGTCAAGACGATGGGGTTCAGTTGAAGATTGCTAAGATTTTCCCACATAAAGGCTACAGTCGAAGTCATCTGCGGCACGACATCGCCCTCATCAAACTGGCTAGTCCGGCCAAGCTGAGCGCGACCGTGAATACAGTGTGCTTGCCCAAACAGGGCAGTCTTGCTAAACCGGGCGGTAACTGCTATATAACAG gtTGGGACAGAATACTACCCAACGACTTCAAGAAAATGGCGGACAAACTTCAGCAGTCTCGCGTCCCTGTGATTGTCCATAAAGAATGCCGCTCAAAAAATGGCGGGAAAGTCGACCAATCAACGATGATTTGCATTGGTGGCCGCGGAAGCAGCGCCTGCAATAGGGACAGCGGTGGACCGCACTGGGTGTTGCGTGGTTCCTCCCCGTGGGTGACTGATCGCTCGTGCCCAGGCCACTCCTACTCTGTCTATGCGCGCGTTAGTTCACACGTGGGTTGGATCAAGAGCGAGATCGGAGGTAGGTTATCGGGTTATGCTAATGGGCG actGCAGAGACACCTGGTGTGCTGGTGTGTTCGGTACGCCAAATTCTGTGGAACGACTGCAAGTATCAAAAACGTTGCAAGAAGACCTGCAATAAGTGCTGAA GGAAGTAATGTTTCACCCAAAAGACCGAGCCACCCCTGTGGTCTTCGTGGGAAATCATCCCCTTTATTACGCCTAAAATCCCCAAAACAGTCGAATAATATTTGGCTAATAAAGGAGGACATTGCCTTGGTCCAGTTTGTTGCCCGGCACAAAGACTTGCAGCCCACAGCTACAGAGTGGCCATCGGTAAATACGAAATCGAAGTATTGGTTGGAAGCTGCCAACTTTATAGCAAGTCATGCTGGCACCACTTACACCTGCAAAG GGGGACCAGTACGACAGAGAGTTGTTACCTATATGAAGAGCAAATTTAAAACAGTAACTGATGCTGAACAGTTTTATAGTAGTGGTACCAAAGCCAAATGGAACCGTGCGAATATGCGTCGACCTCACGAAGCTCAACAAAGAA ACAAGTGTAAGTTCTCAGAGAAGAAGATTGAGTACCTTGGACAGGTGATCGATAACGAGGGGATCAAGAAAAATCCCGCCAAGGTGAAAGCTATCGTCGACATGGATGAACCTAGGGACATCCCTAGCCTGAGACGATTTCTCGGGATGGTGAACCAACTAATGAAGTTCTGTTCCAATCTAGCAGAGAGGACGCAACCACTTCGCGACCTGCTTAAGAAGAATAGCGCATGGGTTTGGGGCAAGGCGCAAGATGATGCCTTCGATGACTTGAAAGAAGAAATGGCTTCAGAGAGAGTGCTTGCACTGTATAGCCCCGAGAAAGAGATTGTAGTCTCCGCGGATGCAGGCAGCTTTGGATTGGGGGCAGTACTCAGGCAGAAGCAGCCATCCGGAGAAATGCGTCCTGTTGCATATGCAAGCAGATCTATGACAAACACCGAGTGCAGATACGCACAGATAGAAAAAGAGGCATTAGCAACCACGTGGGCCCTAGAGCACTGGTCCGATTTATTGGTAGGCATGAAGTTCACTGTCAAAACAGACCACAAGCCCCTTGTACCCCTGTTTACTTCCAAGATGATCGATGAGCTGCCGGTACGCATACAGCGTTTCAGAATGAGGCTGATGAGGTACGATTTTGATACTCGGCACGTTCCAGGCAAGGAACTTTATACCGCAGATGCACTATCTAGGTGCCCACTAAACGAAAAGAGGTCTGAGACGTCGTGCCAGTCTGACCACCTGTACGCTGAAGCAGACTGTTATGTGAATACCATACTGCTACACCTGCCAGCATCCGACAAGAAACTAGAGGAAATACG GCCAGATATCTTACGATACCTACATGATGGTCACCAAGGCATATCCAAGACACGGGACAATGCAGCATCGTCCGTTTGGTGGCCCGGAATCTCCAAACAAATTGAAGAGATGGTTCGCAATTGTGCCACCTGCGAAAAATATCGGAAAGAACGTATAGAACCGATGAAGGGAACAGATTTCCCAGAGCGACCGTGGTCCAAACTCGGAGCAGACTTCTTCCAACATGAAGGCCGACACTACCTGCACATAATCGACTACTATTCGCGCGATATCGAAATATACTTGGTGAGCAAGAATGTAACAGCCTGTGATACAGTaaacaagatgaagaatgCCTTTAGTCGACATGGAATCCCAGATATCTTAGTTACCGACAACGGACCACAGTTCGCCTCTGCAGAGTTCAACAAGATTGCGGCAACATGG CTAAGTATGGGTCGCAAACTAAAAACGAGAGTACCGTGCCACCCTGACGAGTTGAAACCTCAACTCCCAGACAATGATGTAGTGagaaagagagaaagagagtaCAGAAGAGAAATGCGGGAAGACTATGACCGCAGACACAGAGTTGCAGAGGGGGAGGAGTTAGCAGAAGGTGATCGAGTATGGATACCAGACCTAAAGACGGAGGGGACGATAATCAGGCCACACGAAACCCCACAATCGGTTGTTATACAAACACCAAAGGGATTGCGGAGACGAAACCGTCGACAGGTAAGAAGAGCCTTAGGAAGCCCTCAGCCAACATACGCAGTACAGGGCCCCTATACTTCCCGAGAGTTACACGACTCCGGAAGCAATACAAAGCCAGTCAAGCCCTCTCCcgagaaagagaaagagaCCTTCAATGAAATGTCTGGACCCACACAAGGAGATGGGAATCGAGTACCACAGCCGTGCCCTACGCCAGAGCAGCCAACCCTTAAGCGATCAGAGAGA GGGGACTGGGGCGAAGTAAGATGGCGGCCTCCTAGAGCGATCGGACTACGATTGTATGGTAGCACCTTAGAGTATCTTAGACACAGTAAACGTCTTACTACACTTGTCTCCGCCCTTGGCATTGTGGATGCACACACACTCCTCCTTGGTCTGTTTAGGCATGCAAGTAAAGTCTTTCAGGGGACCATTCTGGATGCATTATATCTTGAGTTAGCAAAGGCTTGCGGCATACGCACACATCCAAAGGATTTTGGAACGTTTTCCATTAATGTCATGAAGAATCTCCAAATGCAAGGCAAACCCAACTTGGTTTACAAATGGTGCCAGTACCTTCATGGGGTTAACCGATCCTTGCAGCTAGATAGGATGCCATTTGGAATGATCCAGTACCGcattgagtttttcagttgtacACATATAGCACAG ATATATGTGTCCCCTGACTATAAAATATGGCTAGACACAATGGAGGCAGAGTTTGGTGGTGGAAAGTTTAAGCGCTTGTTTCGTGGCCCTATGTGGAATGGCTGTGACAAGAAAGACATTGGTGATCCCtcaaag GCCAAACCCAACATACCATGCAGAAGCAAACAAGCCCAACTGAATGCCATTGCTAAGAGTGACTTCTCTTCTAAGCCAGAAATACAG ACTGATGGGACTGATGTGAAGGAAGCCTTACAAGAGTCATTATTAAAAGTATGgaatggtgatgttgatggagCACTTGAAACCCTACAGGGACTGTATGATGACCGACTCCATGTATCGCAAGCTCTTAGTGTCCACAAATTGTGTGGGAAAGAGTTAAGGGACCCAGTAGTGGCTGTTAACAATGAGCTAAATAACAACATCCTGTTTCTCTATTATGGGCTTGCCAAGGCTGTTCAACTCTTCAGAAAGAAATTTGATCCCCCCAACACAAAGACTGAGAAGTTGATGTCACTCAACTGGGAAATTGTTGAGTTTAACACGCTTTTAGAGCAGGCAACTCGCTTTAGAGAAGTAACAAAAGAAATGTTGAACTGTCTGGACCCTCTTCTTAGCATGTCCAAAGATTTGAAAGAGAGTCTGGAATCCAACAAGGAAAAAAAGCCTCCCAGGATGTTGCCAGCTTGTGAAAAAAGGCTGGAGACTATGATCAGTTCCTGA